Proteins encoded within one genomic window of Vulgatibacter sp.:
- the speA gene encoding biosynthetic arginine decarboxylase, with protein sequence MPPLTNAAPRKWTLADSAETYEIRTWGNPYFGVNEKGHVAVHPDGPNGPSADLKDLVDEVKKRGIGLPLLIRFTDILRKRVVELNEAFGRAITEYGYAGSYRGVYPIKVNQISSVVAEILRAGRPYHYGLEAGSKPELLAVMALLDNPEALIICNGYKDEEYVESALLASKLDRKVILVVEKLSELPLIAAVSKKLGVRPRIGIRVKLSSRGSGRWEASGGDRSKFGLSSSEILEAMAFMRERGLLDCFELLHFHLGSQISAIRSFKNALREAGRFYVELAKAGAELKYFDVGGGLGVDYDGSQTNFSSSMNYTMQEYANDIVYSLKEVCEAEGVPAPSIVSESGRAIVAHHAVLVVDVLGTLEFENKPVPESLPEETSPVVKNLHATFKEVTRKNLLEAYHDAVDFKEESLQLFSLGHLPLDQRVLAENIYWSLCHKIQRLAKELDDVPEELEHLEKTLSDTYFCNFSVFQSLPDSWAIDHLFPVMPIHRLNEEPTRRAVLADITCDSDGKIEHFIDRRDVKDVLELHGVNGEDYHIGIFLVGAYQEILGDLHNLFGDTNDVQVSLGESGYVIDHVEPGDTVTEVLKYVSYSKEDLVAKLRRSTELALRTGKLTLEESRYLLRSYEEGLAGYTYLERD encoded by the coding sequence TTGCCTCCGTTGACCAACGCCGCTCCCCGCAAGTGGACCCTTGCCGACTCCGCCGAGACCTACGAGATCCGCACCTGGGGCAATCCCTACTTCGGCGTGAACGAAAAGGGCCACGTCGCGGTGCATCCCGACGGTCCGAACGGTCCCTCCGCCGACCTCAAGGATCTCGTGGACGAGGTGAAGAAGCGGGGCATCGGCCTGCCGCTGCTCATCCGCTTCACCGACATCCTCCGCAAGCGCGTGGTCGAGCTGAACGAGGCTTTCGGCCGCGCCATCACGGAGTACGGCTACGCGGGCAGCTACCGCGGCGTCTATCCGATCAAGGTGAACCAGATCTCGAGCGTCGTCGCCGAGATCCTCCGCGCCGGCCGCCCCTACCACTACGGCCTCGAGGCCGGCTCCAAGCCCGAGCTGCTCGCGGTGATGGCGCTCCTCGACAACCCCGAGGCGCTGATCATCTGCAATGGCTACAAGGACGAGGAGTACGTCGAGTCGGCGCTCCTCGCCTCGAAGCTCGACCGCAAGGTGATCCTCGTGGTCGAGAAGCTCTCCGAGCTGCCGCTCATCGCCGCGGTCTCGAAGAAGCTCGGGGTGCGCCCGCGGATCGGCATCCGGGTGAAGCTCTCCTCCCGTGGCTCGGGCCGCTGGGAAGCCTCCGGCGGCGATCGCTCCAAATTCGGCCTCTCCTCCTCGGAGATCCTCGAGGCGATGGCCTTCATGCGGGAGCGGGGCCTGCTCGACTGCTTCGAGCTCCTCCACTTCCACCTCGGCTCGCAGATCAGCGCGATCCGCTCCTTCAAGAACGCGCTCCGCGAGGCGGGCCGCTTCTACGTGGAGCTGGCCAAGGCGGGCGCCGAGCTCAAGTACTTCGACGTGGGCGGCGGCCTCGGCGTCGACTACGATGGCTCGCAGACCAACTTCTCCTCGTCGATGAACTACACGATGCAGGAGTACGCCAACGACATCGTCTACTCGCTCAAGGAGGTCTGCGAGGCGGAGGGTGTCCCGGCGCCGAGCATCGTCTCCGAGTCCGGCCGCGCCATCGTCGCGCACCACGCGGTGCTCGTGGTCGACGTGCTCGGCACCCTGGAGTTCGAGAACAAGCCGGTGCCCGAGTCGCTCCCCGAGGAGACGTCGCCGGTGGTGAAGAACCTCCACGCGACCTTCAAGGAAGTGACCCGCAAGAACCTCCTCGAGGCCTACCACGACGCGGTGGACTTCAAGGAGGAGAGCCTGCAGCTCTTCTCGCTGGGCCACCTGCCCCTCGATCAGCGCGTGCTCGCCGAGAACATCTACTGGAGCCTCTGCCACAAGATCCAGCGGCTGGCGAAGGAGCTCGACGACGTGCCCGAGGAGCTCGAGCACCTCGAGAAGACCCTCTCGGACACCTACTTCTGCAACTTCTCCGTCTTCCAGTCGCTCCCCGACTCGTGGGCGATCGATCACCTCTTCCCGGTGATGCCGATCCACCGCCTGAACGAGGAGCCGACCCGCCGCGCCGTCCTCGCGGACATCACCTGTGACTCCGACGGCAAGATCGAGCACTTCATCGATCGCCGCGACGTGAAGGACGTGCTCGAGCTCCACGGGGTGAACGGCGAGGACTACCACATCGGCATCTTCCTGGTCGGCGCCTACCAGGAGATCCTGGGCGACCTCCACAACCTCTTCGGCGACACCAACGACGTGCAGGTCTCCTTGGGCGAGAGCGGCTACGTGATCGATCACGTGGAGCCCGGCGACACCGTGACCGAGGTCCTCAAGTACGTGAGCTACAGCAAGGAGGACCTCGTGGCGAAGCTGCGCAGGTCCACCGAGCTCGCGCTCCGCACCGGCAAGCTCACCCTCGAGGAGTCGCGCTACCTGCTCCGTTCGTACGAGGAAGGTCTCGCCGGCTACACCTATCTGGAGCGCGACTGA
- a CDS encoding RNA recognition motif domain-containing protein, producing the protein MGKRLYCGNLPFSATAEDIRAVFAEGGRTVTDVHIVTDRETGRSRGFAFVELGSDSEAEEAIAAVNGRMYGGRGLAVKEALERAPRPGGGGPGFGGPPRGPRPDRPGFGGPRGPGGPGGFGGGPRGPGAGPRGPGGPGPRGPGGPGGFGGPDRGGFGGGYGRDRGGFGGGGYGGGYGGGFPPEPPMPEPDYAAAPPQDWSEPPPEGYTAPEDVDYRERGDRGKRGRDRRGGRRRGGDDFGGPEW; encoded by the coding sequence ATGGGCAAGAGGCTCTATTGCGGGAATCTGCCGTTCTCCGCTACCGCCGAAGACATTCGGGCGGTGTTCGCCGAGGGCGGCAGAACGGTTACGGACGTCCACATCGTCACCGATCGGGAGACGGGTCGCTCGCGCGGCTTCGCCTTCGTGGAGCTCGGCTCCGATTCGGAGGCGGAAGAGGCGATCGCCGCGGTCAACGGCCGGATGTACGGCGGTCGCGGGCTGGCGGTGAAGGAAGCGCTGGAACGGGCGCCGAGACCCGGCGGCGGTGGCCCCGGCTTCGGTGGTCCGCCCCGCGGTCCCAGGCCCGATCGGCCGGGCTTCGGCGGTCCCCGTGGCCCAGGGGGTCCCGGTGGTTTCGGCGGCGGTCCTCGGGGGCCCGGCGCGGGCCCGCGCGGACCTGGCGGCCCCGGCCCGCGAGGCCCCGGTGGCCCGGGTGGCTTCGGCGGCCCGGATCGCGGCGGCTTCGGTGGCGGCTACGGCCGTGACCGCGGCGGCTTCGGTGGTGGCGGGTACGGCGGTGGATACGGCGGTGGTTTCCCGCCCGAGCCCCCGATGCCCGAGCCGGACTACGCCGCTGCACCGCCGCAGGATTGGTCCGAGCCGCCGCCGGAGGGGTACACGGCCCCCGAGGACGTCGACTACCGGGAGCGCGGCGACCGCGGCAAGCGCGGTCGTGATCGCCGGGGTGGTCGGCGTCGTGGCGGGGACGATTTCGGCGGCCCGGAGTGGTAG
- a CDS encoding ATP-binding protein, giving the protein MDASFSGLDVGAVCPDVEAEARSPGVADEDAADLLRQARETEAILETIVRDAPIGIAFLDRELRYRVVNEALASINGLPAQEHLGRSLREVLPEIPTEPIERLARQVMASGKPLVGLEVEGATPAAPRQRRHWVEHWYPARVGDEVIGIAALVQDVTEQRRSERARSMLLGVLGHDLRNPRGAIRISAALLASRTDDPTQIARAAGRIEAAALRMDAMISDLIDFARGNLGGAAIPLTRRQADPAAIAAVMVEEHALLAGGEPVQLTCSGDATGAWDETRLCQLIGNLLSNAHRHGAPPYSLAVHAGEASVSIEMTNGGKPIPAEEQPHLFEPFRQGAQAQGREGLGLGLYIVSEIVRAHGGTIAVRSDENATCFSIALPRRPA; this is encoded by the coding sequence GTGGACGCATCCTTTTCCGGGTTGGACGTGGGGGCGGTGTGCCCGGACGTCGAGGCCGAGGCGCGGTCTCCGGGTGTTGCGGACGAGGACGCGGCCGATCTGCTGCGGCAGGCGCGGGAGACGGAAGCGATCCTCGAGACGATCGTGCGCGACGCGCCGATCGGCATCGCTTTCCTCGACCGTGAGCTCCGCTACCGCGTGGTCAACGAGGCGCTGGCGTCGATCAACGGCCTCCCGGCGCAGGAGCACCTCGGGCGATCGCTGCGCGAGGTGCTGCCCGAGATCCCGACCGAGCCGATCGAACGCCTCGCCCGGCAGGTGATGGCGTCGGGGAAGCCGCTCGTGGGTCTGGAGGTGGAGGGCGCGACGCCGGCAGCCCCGCGGCAGCGCCGCCACTGGGTGGAGCATTGGTACCCGGCGCGGGTCGGCGACGAGGTGATCGGGATCGCGGCGCTGGTGCAGGACGTCACCGAGCAGCGCCGGAGCGAGCGGGCGCGCTCGATGCTGCTCGGCGTGCTGGGCCACGATCTGCGCAATCCCCGCGGCGCGATCCGGATCTCCGCCGCCCTCCTCGCGAGCAGGACGGACGACCCCACGCAGATCGCCAGGGCAGCGGGGCGGATCGAGGCAGCTGCCCTGCGCATGGACGCGATGATCTCCGATCTGATCGACTTCGCGCGCGGCAACCTCGGCGGCGCGGCCATCCCCCTCACCCGCCGGCAGGCCGATCCTGCGGCGATCGCGGCGGTGATGGTGGAGGAGCACGCGCTTCTCGCCGGCGGCGAGCCCGTGCAGCTCACCTGCAGCGGCGACGCGACCGGCGCCTGGGACGAGACGCGCCTCTGCCAGCTGATCGGCAACCTGCTCAGCAACGCGCACCGCCACGGGGCGCCGCCCTACTCGCTCGCCGTGCACGCCGGTGAGGCGAGCGTCTCTATCGAGATGACGAACGGCGGCAAGCCGATTCCGGCAGAGGAGCAGCCGCACCTCTTCGAGCCCTTCCGCCAGGGAGCGCAGGCGCAGGGGCGCGAGGGCCTGGGCCTCGGGCTCTACATCGTCTCGGAGATCGTCCGCGCCCACGGCGGCACCATCGCGGTGCGCTCGGACGAGAACGCGACCTGCTTCTCGATCGCGCTGCCCCGGCGCCCTGCCTAA
- a CDS encoding helix-turn-helix domain-containing protein, with protein sequence MSKERMKFVLEWERRWDEGEGRVNMAELCRVFGISRPTGCRWVERYRRVQTRVESTVESPCAAGA encoded by the coding sequence GTGAGCAAGGAACGCATGAAGTTCGTGCTGGAATGGGAGCGCCGCTGGGACGAAGGCGAAGGCCGCGTGAACATGGCGGAGCTCTGCCGGGTCTTCGGGATCAGCAGACCGACGGGATGCCGCTGGGTCGAGCGCTATCGCCGGGTCCAGACTCGTGTCGAATCGACCGTCGAAAGTCCGTGCGCGGCTGGCGCGTGA
- a CDS encoding monovalent cation:proton antiporter-2 (CPA2) family protein: MLTTSALFLAAAVIAVPIFKRIGLGTVLGYLAAGALIGPAGLGLVQEVEETLHFAEFGVVLLLFLIGLELEPARLWQMRRLVFGIGAAQVGITAALVAAIAWTFGLAPWVAVVAGLGLSLSSTAFVLQLLGERNELATGHGRAAFGVLLFQDLAAIPMLALVPLLGTARSEGGQPVLLRLALILGALALVVIAGRWLLGPIFRIVASTRSREISTATALLVVIGTALLMQAVGLSAALGAFLAGVLLAHSEYRHELEANIEPFKGLFLGLFFIAVGMSANLALAIERPLLVLGLVLGLVALKLGVVFVLGRLLTERDRPTCVAFAMALSQGGEFAFVIFALATVSGVFEPSLAQLLVVVVTGSMVTTPLLFALRDKWLALRRDRGDGRPFDTIEEPGAVIIAGYGRFGQIVSRVLRTRRVHFTALEASPAQIDFVRRYGNRIHYGDASRVDLLRAAGAEKALAFVLAIDDPEASMRTAEVVRRHFPRLPIVARARNRDHAMALMALGVEHVVRETYASSLEAAQATLETVGFGCPEAREAVRRFRTHDEQLLEEQYGLRGNPEALVASAKRAAAQLERLFEQDRDAG, translated from the coding sequence ATGCTGACCACGTCCGCCCTCTTCCTCGCCGCAGCGGTGATCGCGGTGCCGATCTTCAAGCGGATCGGCCTCGGCACCGTTCTCGGCTACCTGGCCGCAGGCGCCCTGATCGGTCCAGCCGGCCTCGGCCTCGTCCAGGAGGTCGAGGAGACCCTCCACTTCGCCGAGTTCGGCGTGGTGCTCCTCCTCTTCCTCATCGGCCTCGAGCTCGAGCCCGCGCGCCTGTGGCAGATGCGCCGCCTCGTCTTCGGCATCGGCGCGGCGCAGGTCGGGATCACCGCGGCGCTCGTCGCCGCCATCGCCTGGACCTTCGGCCTCGCCCCGTGGGTGGCGGTGGTGGCGGGCCTGGGCCTCTCGCTCTCCTCCACCGCCTTCGTGCTCCAGCTCCTCGGCGAGCGGAACGAGCTGGCCACCGGCCACGGCCGCGCCGCCTTCGGCGTGCTCCTCTTCCAGGACCTCGCCGCGATCCCGATGCTGGCGCTGGTGCCGCTCCTCGGCACGGCGCGCAGCGAGGGCGGCCAACCGGTGCTGCTCCGCCTCGCCCTCATCCTGGGCGCGCTGGCCCTGGTCGTGATCGCGGGGCGCTGGCTCCTCGGGCCGATCTTCCGCATCGTCGCCTCGACGAGGAGCCGCGAGATCTCCACCGCCACGGCGCTCCTCGTGGTGATCGGGACCGCGCTCCTCATGCAGGCCGTGGGGCTCTCCGCCGCCCTCGGCGCCTTCCTCGCCGGCGTGCTCCTCGCCCACTCCGAATACCGGCACGAGCTCGAGGCGAACATCGAGCCCTTCAAGGGCCTCTTCCTCGGCCTCTTCTTCATCGCCGTGGGGATGAGCGCCAACCTCGCCCTGGCGATCGAGCGGCCGCTCCTGGTGCTCGGCCTCGTTCTCGGCCTCGTCGCCCTGAAGCTCGGCGTCGTCTTCGTGCTCGGCCGCCTCCTGACCGAACGCGATCGCCCCACCTGCGTCGCCTTCGCCATGGCGCTCTCGCAGGGGGGCGAGTTCGCCTTCGTGATCTTCGCCCTCGCCACGGTCTCCGGGGTCTTCGAGCCTTCGCTGGCGCAGCTGCTCGTGGTGGTGGTCACCGGATCGATGGTCACCACGCCCCTCCTCTTCGCCCTCCGCGACAAGTGGCTGGCGCTCCGCCGGGACAGGGGCGACGGCCGGCCCTTCGACACCATCGAGGAGCCGGGGGCGGTGATCATCGCGGGCTACGGCCGCTTCGGGCAGATCGTCTCCCGCGTCCTGCGGACCCGCCGGGTCCACTTCACCGCGCTGGAGGCGAGCCCGGCGCAGATCGACTTCGTGCGGCGCTACGGCAACCGCATCCACTACGGCGACGCCTCGCGGGTGGACCTGCTCCGGGCCGCAGGCGCCGAGAAGGCGCTGGCCTTCGTGCTCGCCATCGACGATCCGGAGGCCTCGATGCGGACCGCGGAGGTGGTGCGCCGCCACTTCCCGCGCTTGCCGATCGTGGCCCGGGCGCGGAACCGCGACCACGCCATGGCCCTGATGGCCCTGGGGGTGGAGCACGTGGTCCGCGAGACCTACGCCTCGAGCCTCGAGGCGGCGCAGGCCACGCTGGAGACGGTGGGCTTCGGCTGCCCGGAGGCGCGGGAGGCGGTGCGCCGCTTCCGGACCCACGACGAGCAGCTCCTCGAGGAGCAGTACGGGCTCCGGGGCAACCCCGAGGCGCTGGTCGCCAGCGCCAAGCGGGCAGCGGCGCAGCTCGAACGGCTCTTCGAGCAGGACCGGGACGCAGGCTGA
- a CDS encoding Hsp70 family protein yields MAAAKPRYVVGIDLGTTNSAVAFSPVGKVQIQLFRVPQLVAPGEAAPFDLLPSAVYLPAEGELPAGGTRLPWGEEPPFVVGELARRLGAKVPGRLVASAKSWLSHAGVDRTAAILPWGAPEGVAKIAPVTASARILAHVREAWDAAHPEAPLALQEVVLTVPASFDEVARELTVQAAREAGFERLRLLEEPQAAFYDFLQQNEEALAAAVGQARLALVVDVGGGTTDLTLVKLTPQGSGPPKIERIAVGEHLMLGGDNMDVTLARHVESALGAKLDAAQWSALVQASRLAKEALLAPSAPPEYGVAAVGRGTKLIGGALTHKLPRDEAEGILLDGFLPLTRIDETPQRKGRAGLTELGLPYASDPGISRHINGFLRRHVQAAAETGVTIHEGLPRPDALLLNGGVFNAPAITARLGQVLAGWFGDAVPLFTHASLDLAVARGAAYYGLVRRGFGVKISGGSPRAWYVGVEGEGGAKQAICVVQRGMEEGTEAEVPGRTFQLVIGRPVTFPLYSYIGDRHDTVGEIVRIDDELEPLPPLHSVIRADADAPAPKAGQVVTVPVRLGSALTEIGTLELSLRGEADRRWRLEFSLRGEEAGGGAAVAPIDQLPKRFEEAKGAVELCYGKKAQPVEAREIKSLWRNLEKIIGDRNEWSSAVNRELWGIVWGGAQKRRRTADHERVWFQLAGFCLRPGFGAPLDEWRVGELWKVWQQHVQYTTEKQNWSEWWILWRRVVGGLTAGQQRQILDFVRPWLKPPEGRFPPKPKGPKAEGFDEMLRLAASLERIPATEKVEVGRWVLHRLEGTNKSWWPLGRLGARQPFAGSAHDVVPPDVAGAWIELLSKLDWKKTDGASFAAAQIARVTGDRGRDLPEELRERVAQRLESANAPEGWVRMVREQVELSMADEMRVFGDTLPAGLRLG; encoded by the coding sequence ATGGCAGCGGCGAAGCCCCGGTACGTGGTCGGCATCGACCTGGGCACCACCAACTCGGCGGTGGCCTTCAGCCCGGTGGGCAAGGTGCAGATCCAGCTCTTCCGGGTGCCGCAGCTCGTCGCCCCCGGCGAGGCGGCGCCCTTCGATCTCCTCCCGTCCGCGGTCTACCTGCCGGCGGAAGGGGAGCTGCCAGCAGGAGGCACCCGTCTCCCCTGGGGCGAAGAGCCCCCCTTCGTCGTCGGCGAATTGGCGCGGCGGCTGGGGGCGAAGGTCCCCGGACGTCTCGTCGCCTCCGCCAAATCGTGGCTCTCCCACGCCGGCGTCGACCGCACCGCGGCGATCCTGCCGTGGGGCGCGCCGGAGGGCGTCGCGAAGATCGCGCCGGTCACCGCCTCCGCCCGGATCCTCGCCCACGTCCGCGAGGCCTGGGACGCCGCCCACCCCGAGGCGCCGCTCGCGCTGCAGGAGGTGGTGCTCACCGTTCCGGCCTCGTTCGACGAGGTGGCCCGGGAGCTCACGGTGCAGGCGGCGCGGGAGGCGGGGTTCGAGCGCCTGCGTCTGCTCGAGGAGCCGCAGGCGGCGTTCTACGATTTCCTCCAGCAGAACGAGGAGGCCCTCGCCGCAGCGGTGGGGCAGGCGCGGCTCGCGCTGGTGGTGGACGTCGGCGGCGGCACCACCGACCTCACCCTGGTCAAGCTCACGCCGCAGGGGAGCGGGCCGCCGAAGATCGAGCGGATCGCCGTCGGCGAGCACCTGATGCTCGGCGGTGACAACATGGACGTCACCCTGGCCCGCCACGTGGAGTCCGCCCTCGGCGCGAAGCTCGACGCGGCGCAGTGGTCGGCGCTGGTGCAGGCCTCGCGCCTCGCCAAGGAGGCGCTCCTCGCCCCTTCGGCGCCGCCGGAATACGGCGTCGCGGCGGTGGGGCGGGGGACGAAGCTCATCGGCGGCGCGCTCACCCACAAGCTTCCGCGCGACGAAGCGGAAGGCATCCTCCTCGACGGCTTCCTGCCGCTCACCCGGATCGACGAGACGCCGCAGCGCAAAGGGCGCGCCGGTCTCACCGAGCTCGGTCTGCCCTACGCCAGCGACCCGGGGATCTCCCGCCACATCAACGGCTTCCTCCGCCGCCACGTCCAGGCGGCAGCGGAGACCGGCGTCACCATCCACGAGGGGCTGCCGCGCCCCGATGCGCTCCTGCTCAACGGCGGCGTCTTCAACGCGCCGGCGATCACCGCGCGCCTCGGCCAGGTCCTCGCCGGCTGGTTCGGCGATGCGGTGCCGCTCTTCACCCACGCCTCCCTCGATCTCGCCGTGGCCCGCGGCGCCGCCTACTACGGCCTCGTGCGGCGCGGCTTCGGCGTGAAGATCAGCGGCGGCTCGCCCCGCGCCTGGTACGTCGGCGTCGAGGGAGAGGGCGGCGCGAAGCAGGCGATCTGCGTGGTGCAGCGGGGAATGGAGGAGGGCACCGAGGCGGAGGTGCCCGGCCGCACCTTCCAGCTGGTGATCGGCAGACCGGTGACCTTCCCGCTCTATTCGTACATCGGCGATCGCCACGACACCGTCGGGGAGATCGTGCGGATCGACGACGAGCTCGAGCCCCTGCCGCCGCTCCACTCGGTGATCCGCGCCGACGCCGACGCGCCGGCGCCGAAGGCCGGGCAGGTGGTCACCGTGCCGGTGCGCCTCGGCTCGGCGCTCACCGAGATCGGCACGCTGGAGCTCTCGCTCCGCGGCGAGGCCGACAGGCGCTGGCGCCTCGAATTCTCGCTCCGCGGCGAGGAGGCCGGCGGCGGCGCTGCGGTGGCGCCGATCGATCAGCTGCCGAAGCGCTTCGAGGAGGCGAAGGGCGCCGTCGAGCTCTGCTACGGCAAGAAGGCGCAGCCGGTGGAGGCGCGGGAGATCAAGAGCCTCTGGCGCAACCTCGAGAAGATCATCGGCGACCGCAACGAGTGGTCGAGCGCGGTCAACCGCGAGCTCTGGGGAATCGTCTGGGGCGGCGCGCAGAAGCGCAGGCGCACCGCCGATCACGAGCGGGTCTGGTTCCAGCTCGCGGGCTTCTGCCTCCGGCCCGGTTTCGGCGCGCCGCTGGACGAGTGGCGGGTCGGCGAGCTCTGGAAGGTCTGGCAGCAGCACGTGCAGTACACCACCGAGAAGCAGAATTGGTCCGAGTGGTGGATCCTCTGGCGGCGTGTGGTCGGCGGCCTCACCGCCGGGCAGCAGAGGCAGATCCTCGACTTCGTGCGGCCGTGGCTCAAGCCGCCAGAGGGACGTTTCCCCCCGAAGCCCAAGGGGCCGAAGGCCGAGGGCTTCGACGAGATGCTGCGCCTCGCCGCCTCCCTCGAGCGCATCCCTGCCACCGAGAAGGTCGAGGTCGGCCGCTGGGTGCTCCACCGCCTCGAGGGGACCAACAAGTCGTGGTGGCCGCTGGGCCGCCTCGGCGCCAGGCAGCCCTTCGCCGGCTCGGCCCACGACGTGGTGCCGCCCGACGTCGCGGGCGCGTGGATCGAGCTCCTCAGCAAGCTCGACTGGAAGAAGACCGACGGCGCCTCCTTCGCCGCCGCCCAGATCGCCCGGGTCACCGGCGACCGTGGGCGCGATCTCCCGGAGGAGCTGCGGGAGCGGGTGGCGCAGCGCCTCGAGAGCGCCAACGCACCGGAAGGCTGGGTCCGCATGGTCCGCGAGCAGGTCGAGCTCTCCATGGCCGACGAGATGCGCGTCTTCGGCGACACGCTGCCCGCAGGCCTGCGCCTGGGCTGA
- a CDS encoding transposase, with the protein MARVQQKRRRSRKKGQQDLPLQERVTHGGKRTGAGRKRVAPRPQVKHRRRPVLGEDHPVLVTWRVLDHVWSMQSKRSFRVLLRAFRPAVERFGARITHVSVQGNHLHLIVEANGTPALSSAMQGLGVRIAKGLNRLMGRAGKVFADRFHAHALGSPTEARNAIDYVLGNTHIHAERQGRPVSRYVDRFAVSHEQIGDETAWWRTFDDGSPPVATPASWLLEKGWRRARPKKTVPAFAFPA; encoded by the coding sequence ATGGCGCGCGTGCAGCAGAAGAGGCGGCGGAGCCGGAAGAAGGGCCAGCAGGACCTGCCGCTGCAGGAGCGGGTCACGCACGGCGGGAAGCGCACGGGTGCGGGCCGCAAGCGCGTCGCCCCACGGCCGCAGGTGAAGCACCGCCGTCGCCCCGTACTCGGCGAGGACCACCCGGTGCTTGTCACCTGGCGGGTGCTCGATCACGTCTGGAGCATGCAGTCGAAGCGGAGCTTCCGCGTGCTCCTCCGCGCCTTCCGGCCTGCGGTGGAGCGCTTCGGCGCACGAATCACGCACGTTTCGGTGCAGGGGAACCACCTGCACCTCATCGTCGAGGCGAACGGTACGCCGGCGCTCTCGAGCGCGATGCAGGGGCTCGGGGTGCGAATCGCGAAGGGGCTCAACCGGCTGATGGGCCGCGCGGGGAAGGTCTTTGCCGATCGCTTCCACGCGCACGCCCTCGGTTCGCCCACGGAAGCGCGGAACGCCATCGACTACGTGCTCGGCAACACGCACATCCACGCCGAGCGGCAGGGGCGGCCCGTCTCGCGCTACGTGGATCGCTTCGCGGTCTCGCACGAGCAGATCGGCGACGAGACGGCCTGGTGGCGGACCTTCGACGACGGCAGCCCACCTGTGGCCACGCCGGCGAGCTGGTTGCTCGAGAAGGGCTGGCGCCGGGCACGCCCGAAGAAGACGGTGCCTGCGTTCGCCTTCCCCGCGTGA
- a CDS encoding DUF4215 domain-containing protein — translation MRSTAKRIFALAVLSLQLAGCSDDPDVDCSGGSCEGVCGDGVVSASVEECDDGNEDDADACVHCRLARCGDGTVQTGAEACDDGERNSDAETGACRSDCTLPQCGDGVVDPGESCDDGNAADDDGCDADCSFPDVVQLASGLGNNCALFDAGNVRCWGSNGFGELGYGLEEILGDDEPAGAFGDVDTGGRAVQLAMGGRHACVLLETGSVRCWGRNHRGQLGPGSTDTTVGDEPGEMPPPELPLGNGAATAIFASPWQSCVLLDDREVHCWGTPPPSRNHRLEVLGQFGVVRQLAIGDFHGCALFEAGNVKCWTSTTTGYPGYGSIAPVAVEDADDVNLGGAALQLSLAYEHACAVLENGSVYCWGNGADGRLGSGSVETIGDDETPADAGPVELGEPAVQVAVGRSHTCALLATGKVRCWGRLAEGQLGYGDMFDRTDPEGSSFALGDEPGEMPPPDVDIGGKAVQLIAGFDHTCALLEHGGVRCWGGGDYQYVLGYGQDVSLGEPPTNAGDVPLYPQPSP, via the coding sequence ATGAGGTCGACGGCCAAGCGGATCTTCGCTCTTGCCGTGCTGTCGCTGCAGCTCGCTGGCTGCAGCGACGACCCGGATGTCGATTGCAGCGGCGGTTCCTGCGAGGGCGTCTGCGGAGACGGAGTCGTTTCCGCAAGCGTGGAGGAGTGCGACGACGGCAACGAGGATGATGCCGACGCTTGCGTCCACTGCAGGCTAGCCCGGTGTGGCGATGGCACGGTACAGACCGGCGCGGAGGCGTGCGACGACGGAGAACGCAACTCCGATGCGGAAACCGGGGCGTGCCGAAGCGACTGCACGCTGCCGCAATGCGGCGACGGTGTGGTCGACCCCGGTGAATCCTGCGACGATGGAAACGCGGCCGATGACGATGGCTGCGACGCCGATTGCAGCTTCCCCGATGTGGTTCAGCTGGCTTCTGGGCTCGGCAACAATTGTGCCCTGTTCGACGCGGGCAACGTGCGTTGCTGGGGATCGAACGGATTCGGCGAGCTCGGCTACGGCCTCGAGGAGATTCTGGGCGACGATGAGCCTGCCGGCGCCTTCGGTGACGTCGATACCGGAGGCCGGGCGGTCCAACTAGCCATGGGAGGCCGCCATGCGTGCGTGTTGTTGGAGACGGGCAGCGTCCGCTGCTGGGGACGGAACCACCGGGGGCAACTCGGGCCTGGCTCAACGGATACAACCGTCGGCGACGAACCCGGTGAGATGCCGCCGCCCGAACTCCCGCTTGGCAACGGCGCCGCCACGGCGATCTTCGCCAGCCCATGGCAGAGTTGCGTCCTGCTGGATGACAGGGAGGTCCACTGCTGGGGAACACCGCCTCCCAGCCGCAACCACCGACTGGAAGTTCTCGGCCAATTCGGCGTGGTCCGTCAGCTCGCTATCGGGGATTTCCATGGCTGCGCGCTGTTCGAAGCGGGCAACGTCAAATGCTGGACCTCGACGACAACCGGATACCCCGGGTACGGCAGCATTGCTCCTGTCGCAGTGGAGGATGCAGACGACGTGAACCTCGGTGGTGCCGCCCTGCAGCTCAGTCTGGCCTACGAGCACGCTTGCGCGGTACTCGAGAACGGTTCGGTGTATTGCTGGGGTAACGGTGCAGACGGCCGGCTTGGATCTGGCAGTGTCGAGACCATCGGCGACGACGAGACACCGGCGGACGCAGGACCAGTCGAACTTGGCGAGCCGGCGGTGCAGGTCGCCGTCGGTCGTAGCCATACCTGCGCGCTGCTCGCCACCGGGAAGGTTCGCTGCTGGGGCAGACTGGCGGAAGGCCAGCTGGGCTACGGCGACATGTTTGACCGAACCGATCCGGAAGGTAGCTCGTTCGCCCTCGGCGACGAGCCCGGAGAAATGCCACCGCCGGACGTCGACATCGGCGGCAAAGCCGTCCAGCTCATCGCCGGTTTCGACCATACTTGTGCCCTGCTCGAGCACGGCGGCGTTCGCTGCTGGGGAGGTGGGGACTACCAATACGTCCTCGGATATGGCCAGGACGTAAGCCTCGGCGAGCCTCCAACCAATGCCGGCGACGTGCCGCTCTACCCCCAGCCGTCGCCGTGA